Part of the Anaerolineales bacterium genome, GCCAGGCGGCAGTAGGCCTCGACCAGGAACGCATACTGCCACTGATCATAGAGGCGCCGGAGTTCGGCCACCGGCTCCGCCTGATCGACGACCTTCAGATCGACCAGGCGGTCGTCGACGGCCTGATAACCTCCGTTCCGCCGAACGACCTTGAGCGCCGAGGACTGCTTGCCGCGCCGATCGCCCCCGGCTTGCTCCCCGGCTTCCAGGGCCAGCAGCAAGCGCTCGGCCAGCGGGCCGGTGGCTACCTGGAACGTGCTCAACATGCGCTCGACCACCTCAGGCCCGACCAGAATGTTGCCCTGCACCGAGACAGCCTCCGACGTGCGATGGCCAGCCCAGGCCTGGGTGCTGGCGCCGGTGTGGGCGGCCGCGTTCCCGTGCCGGTCGACAATGCCGACCTGGCGCACCCCGGGGTCGGAATCTCGAGCCAGGATGGCGTCGAGGGCCTGCTGGGCAGATGCGCCCTCGCCCAGCGCTTGCAGCGCCCAGGGTGCGAGGTGCGGGTTGGTCAGAGCTTGCGTGGCAACCGCTCCGACCTCGGCCTGCATCCAGGGAACAATGTAGCCGACGTCCAGGACGCGGGAAGCCACTGCCACCCCCCACTCCCGGCGCTCGGGATCCATGGCAACGATAGAGAACGTCCCCGTCATCCCTCCCGGGCGTTTGCCACCGCCCGAGGGGCCAACTGCG contains:
- a CDS encoding DUF1028 domain-containing protein — encoded protein: MPSRIRQPKGFSQSPGQPLRAPGAVGPSGGGKRPGGMTGTFSIVAMDPERREWGVAVASRVLDVGYIVPWMQAEVGAVATQALTNPHLAPWALQALGEGASAQQALDAILARDSDPGVRQVGIVDRHGNAAAHTGASTQAWAGHRTSEAVSVQGNILVGPEVVERMLSTFQVATGPLAERLLLALEAGEQAGGDRRGKQSSALKVVRRNGGYQAVDDRLVDLKVVDQAEPVAELRRLYDQWQYAFLVEAYCRLADDEPECSPLLMRSVRSLLDRALQAPIASAEVFNNLAWHLALRKKYPEETLRAAQRAQELAPADADVLDTLAEAWYAAGDAGTAAHWEEQALGLSPGNEFFQRQLDRFRGAAGPA